The following proteins are encoded in a genomic region of Dasypus novemcinctus isolate mDasNov1 chromosome 3, mDasNov1.1.hap2, whole genome shotgun sequence:
- the LOC105747352 gene encoding large ribosomal subunit protein eL31-like codes for MAPAKKGGEKKKGCSAINDVVTRVYTINIHKRIHGTCFKKRAPWALKAIWIFAMKKMGTPDVRIDTKLNKTVWAKGIRNVPYHIHVRLSRKCNEDEDSPNKLYILVIYVPVTTLKNLQTDNVDEN; via the coding sequence ATGGCTCCTGCTAAGAAGGGTGGCGAGAAGAAAAAGGGCTGTTCTGCCATCAATGACGTGGTGACCAGGGTATACACCATCAACATTCACAAGCGCATCCATGGAACGTGCTTCAAGAAACGTGCCCCTTGGGCCCTCAAAGCGATCTGGATATTTGCCATGAAGAAGATGGGAACGCCAGATGTGCGCATTGACACAAAGCTGAACAAGACTGTCTGGGCCAAAGGGATAAGGAATGTCCCATATCATATCCATGTACGGTTGTCCAGAAAATGTAATGAGGATGAAGATTCCCCAAACAAGCTCTATATATTGGTTATCTATGTACCTGTCACCACTTTGAAAAACCTACAGACAGACAATGTGGATGAAAACTAA